The nucleotide window GTCCTGTACCTAATGCCACCACTTCATAATGCTCACAACACTGCCCTCCTGTGTCAATGACCTCTGAAACACAATTTTTCTACATGCTAAACTAAGTTTCTAACTCTGTTGGcagacaaaaaaacaatactAATGTCCTTCATACAGAAAGACACATAACTAACTGTACCTATTGCagcagacactcacacctacctcTCTCCAGTATGAACGCAGTAAGGCAGCTTTTAGTGCTGTGGTACTCAGGGCATTCCCTCAGCAGTTTGTCAAAGCGTTCACTACACAGGGCAGCCACACGATTCTTATGCCAGTCTGTGAACCTCACTGAAAAACAAGCAGCCATACACAACAAGCCATCAGATAACTACTGCAAAAtatgtggcgcagcaggtagtgtcgcagtcacacagctccaaggacctggaggttgtgggttcgattcccgctccaatTTCATTTTAACATGCCGAATATATGTGCACTCACAAGCTGAGGGCTCATTATGTATCTTCATCCTTCTAGCAACCCCCAACCATAAGAAAAGACTGATTCTGCTTCCAGAATCTAACCAGCATACTGCCCAAACTTGCCCTTGTTATTAGGGAGATTTGCTAACTTAAGATGAATGGCATGAATCTATATATCTTTTCCTTTATGCTTTACGACTGCATTTGTGACCAACAAACTTGATAAGGACCTTCCCACTTAGCTTCAAGAGCTATTCTAAACTATGGTCCCCCTGAGGTGGCTCTTCCCATGTGTTACAAACTTGATGTGACGCTTGTCGAACAGCGCCGCTAAGAGCTTCACAATAATCAGTCAGAGCATCAGACGTCAGGTGTATATCAGCTTTGCGTAGATCAATAGTTACTGGTAATGACATTGGTCGTCCAGTAATCACCTTAAATGGACTCAGGCTAAATTCCTTATTGAGAGTGGCATGGATGCTACAATGTATTGCTGGAAGGGCTTCAGGCCATGGAACGCCTTCCTGATGTATTTTGACAAGCATTCCTTGATGATACATTTCATCCTTCCCATCTGACCCAAGGCTTGAGGATGTTCAGCATTTGGCTGATCAAAATCAATCAAAGAACTTGTCCACAACCACTAGGACATATTGAAACCTTCTACATTTTGGAAGATTGTATTAAATGGGTTAACACATAGATATGTGGCTGGTTaacatgtttgtgtatttggatTTTATTGCTGTTGTTCACTCTCtctaaatgtttacatttgttgGCTCCTCCTTAAAGGGGATGGTACCCTCATCATTTCCCTGTCCGATGAGGTAGGCTCATCGTCGACTTATGTAAGCACtcagctcactatgttatgagtAATTCATAAGAAACTAATGTGCTACATTGACAccggttttgttttgttttttgttcatgTTATCAACAAATTAATGTGCTAATATGCCAGATACATTCATGTTAACAAAAAATTAAGGTATACATATTACTATGGTAAGTCCAAACTGTTTAGAGCCCAAAGGCATTCCATACAAACGTATTCCAGAATTCATATGTGAGAATGTCTACAGTAAATTGAAATGAGTGTTAAAGCAGGGAAAGCagtaaaatgtgcagaaaattAGGACTCCATGCCCAGGTTTAGGAAGGAATAAGACATATTGGAAAAAATTTTGGCATTATCAACAACCCTTATGTAATCaacattaatttattctttcACCTCTGTAAACACTTCATTCTGATCAAGGTAGCGCTGTGTCCAGAgaatacctggaatcattggtcacATCCCATCAACATGAATGGGTATATTGAACAGGTGGAATATATGCACATATGTAATTAAAGGGGTTGTTTTTGAAGCTTAGTTTCCATAAATGAACTGTGATTTAAACtacagattttaaaaacatttacagtaGCCTATATTTCAGAAAAGCACAGAAGCTAGTCCTACCTCCGGTCCTCATCCCTCTCTTAGGAGAGCTCTCAGCCGTGTCACCCTGCCCTATCAAAGTGCTCTCCCCTTCGGATGTGCTGCCAAGACTCTTGAGTGACAGGCAGTCCAGCTGATCCAGTTCTGAGTCCTCGTCCTCCATCAGGGCCGGTGGTTGCAATTTATGGGCAACAGGACTCCCCGTCTTGTCTGAAGCAGGACCCTCGGGAGGAGTTTGAGTTAGGAGGAAGTCAGGGGTCCTGGAACTACACCCAGACAGAAGGTCCTGAAACTCACTGCCAGCGGGAGGAGGCCTGAGGCTAGCCCTGTGCAGACTGAAGGTGGGCTCCCGCTCTGGGGCAAAGCGCATCATAAGAGAGGCTGCCATTCTTGGAAGGCGTTTTCCATCTCCACTGTTCCCATGAGCTGCCATGATGAAGCCAGCTGCTAAGATTCATCATAAACACGTTTAAATTCAAGCATTACAttgttacatttaaattaatgcattaaattatattgccagataaaatatacatttattattatttaaagagtCTATATTTAACTTCTGGgttgtattttattgttatttcattAGAATATACATAAATAATCATAAGTCATTTGTATATGACCATTTTCCAAACTTATAAACTTAGAAATATTTACTATGCCTTTAAAGCTGATTTATTTTACTGGCCTAATTGGCTGTGATCTTACTGAAAAACTCCAAACTGAATGGACAGAGCCTGTGGGCTGTAGTGATAGCTATATTAATTTACTGTGAAAATGAACTTATTTTCCCAACTTCTTTCCCTTTTGAAATTAAAAGTGTTTAAATCTACAACCTATTTTTTTCGATTATATGTTCAGTTTAAAGCTTGAGACATTTCTGGATAcacttttatttcatgttttagaTTTTGAACAAATAAGCAATATACATGTACGGTGTGGCAGGAGGGAGAACGTAAATGAGATACGATTAGCTAACTTTCTTGCTCGATAAAAGTGCCAAACGGAATACATAAACATGCAATAAAAGTACTATAAACAGTTCTGCCATGTTTTCAGTCCAATAAAAATGACCCGAAAAAAAACTCAAGTGGCCTGCAGAGAGAAATTCTAAAGATAATCATCTGCCAAACCCATTTACCGTTGACTTACAGTCTCTGTTCGGGAACTCTGCCTTAATCTTATGAGAGCGAGCTCTCTCTTCAACTCCGGGTGTCACGCCCCCACCGTCAAACTGGTGACGTAGCGTGAGTCGTGGTGCCATAGGCTGAAGTGAGCTGTCAGTCAACTGTGGGCGGAGTCAACAACGCTTCCGGCGCGGCGCTGCAGTGGCGCGATTTTCGGATCAGTTCAGTGCGCAGTTGGCGGGAGTCACAGCGCTTCAGCGGTGGATACAGATTGTTTACAATACattcaacattttaaataataactgCGGGAGTTAATTCTCTGTTTTATCAGTACGTCTATCTTGGAAGGTCCACGCACAGTGGAATTAGTCAGAATGGATGAGTTCGTTGTTTACGCCGTGTTTGGAGCAGACGGAGCGCCTCGGAAGATTGGAAAGTAAGACAAACATGTTtactgtggataatttcacataaGATAGTGGTGAACATTAGTGCACTTTATTAACAGTGGTTGGTATTTTTTTAGTTATCCCGTTGAAGCGAGCTCATCTCTGTAGCTAGATCTGACTGGTCTTTATACTGATTAACAACACTTTCACCCAAGCTAGCTTTAAGCCACTGCAGCCCGAGAACACAACTGTAGTGCTACATTCATCCGCTCTGTCttgtatgtttatttacaatattGAAAGCGGAAAATTAGTGCTGTATACATCCATTACTGCTTTTACTCAGTTGATACAGCAAAGCCAGAATGAACGACATGACTTGGCTTGGCTGATATTTGTTTGTGAATggctaatgaataaattacattaacATTCTCATAGCTCAGTCATTTGCTCATTGCATATCAAACAGCACTTTTAATAATCTTGctaataaatgcattttttacaTTATAGGGGAAATCTTAACACTTTTATGGACATTTGGCAAATTGATTCAGAATATATGACCAAGAAATGTGAAATAGCAAGGAATTGAAGTACTGACCTAATGTCTTCATCCTATATTTTCCACACAGTATCTGTAAACCTGGAAAGAACTCCATTCCAGTAAAAGCAGGGATTGAGCAGATTGTAATCTTCACGAGTGGACGATGGGATAAGTGCAGTAGTGTTACACTAGAGCTCATGGACGAAAATGATGTCCTTATCCTTGTGGGCAAATTAACGCAGTTCAGCAAGTAAGACTGGTTTTACCTTGTCATTGAtataagtgttttttgtttgttttttaattctgAAAGTTCTATCCTCGTAGATGTATCTCTTGGGAATTATGGGAAGATGGTGTCTGGTCCAATGGTGCAACGTTAACAATCCAGTTTGAGCCGGTAAGTATGATCACGAGTCATCCATTTGTTGTTAAACTCTCATAGTTATTAAACTAACATTTTAGGTTGTATGGTTTCTGTGGTCCCAGGTTAAAAGCGAATCTGATCCAGCACTTATTATTGCACAAAATGAATACACTCCAGATGTAAGTCACTTGACTcaattgcatttttaaaaacatcaaaaacacTTGGTTGACTGTGTTCCATTTCTGATTTTTAATGCTTACTGGACTTAATGTTCTTTTTAATTCTAGTGCAATACAGCAGCTCTTGGACCACAAATGGGCACTGGCAGGAAGAAGCGATCACGAGAAGAAGAGGATGATGTAGAAGAGGAAACCAAAGGACGGGAGAATATGTGCCCAAACACTTCGGAAAAGACAACTCCACAGAGAAGAGGCAGAAACAGTGTTCGCACAGGACAGACACGTCTGTTCCCACAGAAAGAGGAGCAAGCTACCACTCGTACCACTCAGAATGCCAGAGCTAAgggaaaacaaattaaaacccCTGCACAGACCAGTGAGAATCTctttttgtgaatttgctgacattatatatatatatatatatataaaaaaaaatttttcttAATGATTCAGGGTGTTCAAATAGAGTGAATAATTTTAAACAACAATATTAGGGCTTACCTTTAACCAACACTCATCTGTGCTagtattgttttaaaacattgatgtcaaattaaatgtatttattgaaatgtttgaaaaatgCTGTGAAGTGAAAGTAAATAATAACATAAACATGTTGGTAATTTGATTGGCAAAATTGCTCACCAGTGTGATTGTATGAGTTTAGTGTATCCTAAAATTGTTGTGcataacattaacatttacttctttttttaaaaataaattcagtgAGCCAATAATCAGTAATATGACGAAAGATGTctgtacatattttatttagaaaagaaaagaaatgctTAGGTCTGTATATTGTTTTCTCAATATTATTACATCCATCTTATTTTGCAATTCTAATGAGAATACccacccaccgcgaccctgaattggataagcggttacagataatgaatgaatgaataatgggaATACATGTATAACTACTAATATTGGctttgttttaatgtattatataaGTTTTTAAGTGCGTGAAATCATTTTATTCCTTTACACTCCTACAGATGGTCCTTCGGGTCGCTGGGGTCAAACCCTCTGTCCAATTGATCCCCAGACTGCCATATTGATTGGAGGGCAAGGTGCCAGGATGCAGTTCTGTAAGGACCCCATTTGGAAGCTGTGTACAGGTAAGATTATTAAGCTCTTTATTaaactatatattttaatattatatgcTATATTATAGATTGAAATATTAGATTATGTCATTCCATAATATAGTAGCTGGATCCTACCTGTACAGATATGTAAGAGTAAAAATAGGTGACACCAACCAGCCACCATACCAAGACAACAGATAGCAAAATGCTATGACAGAATGttatttctgtttgttcttCAAACCTGATAAAGCATCTTTAGATGCAGTAAAATATGATACAACAGAAGAGAGAACTGCTGAGTTACCTGCAGGTTTAAAAAGCTGTAAGTGTAAAGCCGTCATCAGATATGTTTGAGAAAGGTGATATCTTCAGTACTGCTTGAATTTTTATGACCATGCTTTACTATTTTATTGACCAATCTTAActtctctcttattctcttatTCAGAGGACCTGTCCTGGGTGCCAGCAGAAACTCTGGCAGAGGGCCCAACGCCAGAGGCCCGGATTGGCCATACAGCAACCTATGACCCAGAATCAAAACGGATCTTTGTGTTTGGAGGCTCCAAACATAAGAAATGGTTTAATGACGTTCATATTCTGGACACACAGAGCTGGCGCTGGACCATGGTGGAGGTTAGCTGGATAACCATTTTCCCACTATTTAATTACGTATATTTGAATTTTAACAGATGCACTTTTTGAGAGACATTTGAGTCAGATCTACACTAAACACTGGTGGAGCAAGTGATATTTTGGGAATTTTTCATTGAAAGTATAGCTGTAGTACAAGGACAGGCTAGTTTGCTTATAGGCCTATGTATGTGGTTCACAAATTTGGTTAAACAAATGATCACAATCTTACTTTAGGCACAAGGCAAAGTTCCTCCTCTGGCCTATCACAGCTGCACATTGTTCAGAGGAGAACTCTTTGTTTTTGGTGGAGTATTTCCCTGCCCCCACCCTGAGCCTGATGGCTGCAGTGACTCTCTCTACATATTTAACCCTGAAATGGCCATCTGGTATCAGCCCATTGTCAATGGAAACAAGCCTGCTCCACGCTCTGGGTGAGTAAATATCTGTAATATGCAACTAATGGTGGAATGACACTAAGTGCAGTAGCATGAAGCACTTGTTGAAGAATCACCCCAAATATTTTCTACAAAACATTATATACAAACTGTTAACCTCACTGGAAACTGTAGAGAATGGGATAAATAATTGATAATAACATTAGAATTTTTGTTGCATATcgtttattatattaaattttgTCCAGGCATTCTGCTTGCGTGATGCAGGGTAAGATCTTCATCTTCGGAGGCTGGGACACTCCTGTCTGTTTTAATGACATGTTTCAGCTGGATCTGTGTAAGCACTACATTTTGTAatctttttgtgttttctcaCTACAATGCCCAGCTTTCTTGGTGTAACTTTTCAAATGTTCCTACCACCTTCAAGAGTCATCATCACATTGTCCAGTCCAATTACTGATGATTTGTTGGTAGATCTATTTTGGACAAATGCGCATGTTTACCTTTAGGTTTTATAGCACGTCCTTTCACTTCAGGACACTGGAGATGTGGAATATGCAGAATAAAGTGAATATGTTTACTGAGAATAGATTTCTGTATGACAATGTCCATAACAAAGTCAGGTCCTGAGCAAAACTAACTTGGATATTTTCACTTTGTTCTTAAATGTTTATTAGGCTTGATGGAGTTTTCAGCTGTGCAAACAAGAGGCTCATCTCCCTCACCAAGAAGGTACATGTACTGtttcaatttaatttaattaacataATCTGCTTATTTAGTTACGTTAAACTAAATATACAGTGACCTCAAAGTATTTGGATGTGTGCCATATATATTAtgttgtattgtatttttttttaaaaagtgatatgaaaccattcattcattttatgtaactgcttttccagttcagggtcgtggtgggtccagagcctacctggaatcactaggcacaaggcaggaacacacactagagagggtgccagtccttcacagggcgacacacgctcacacattcactcacacctacggacacttttgagtcaccaatccacctaccaaagtgtttttggactgtgggaggaaacccacacggacacagggagaacacaccaaactcctaactGACAGCCATTTTAAGtaaaaagtggcccaaatctgatttttacTCTGTTGTTCACACTGTCTATATCAGGGGTCACGAATAGGCGGACCGCAGTCTAGGTCCGGACCCAGGCGCTGTCCTatctggacctggacctgtaactgattaCCTATTAatagctgtttaattttgaaccAAATGTTAGTTTTAAGGGGAGTGACACTTCTAGTCATTATGGTTCAGGTTTAGCCACCAGGAAATTACCAGACTATTCGCATGCATTTAGCATATCTCACACaaggctactcagccaatcagatctgtgcattatgatgagcacAGTGACTAGAATGAATGACAtacacagggcagggctccagatACCTGGCgccagtaaaaatagcccaTGGGACGAGACAAAGGCGCatttgggacactttcaggacGACAGTGTTATGTGaggtaaaaccagaaacttCAACAAGAAGGGaacgctgaacatggattctgttcaTGAATAAAAACCCGTCCTTCAACATAAAGAGCCAATAAACTTGCTGTTAACGGATAAAGTCCTGAAAAATTTCTCTAACTGaaccttaatgaattttagtTAATTACCCCTGGTCTATATAATGTGAAGGTGGcattgtggcgcagcaggtagtgtcgctgtcacacagctccatttacctggaggttgtgggttcccaCTCCGGTgactggagtttggtgtgttctcactgtgtccacataggtttcctcccatagtcaaTAACAACTGATAGTAGGTTGATTGCTGACTCAAAAACgtttgtaggtgtgtgtgtgtcacgccctgtgaaggactggtgccccctccagggtgtatttctgccttgcgcccagtgattccaggtagggtctggacccactgtgaccctgaattggacccTAAACGGTTACTCACAATCAATGAATTATTATAATGTGACCCATATATGACAAATCTTAAATGATCAGCATGCGCAAAGGGATGATGCTTCAGGTGCTGACCAGAAAGAATTTTCCAGCTGATTcatacaaagcacttttgtttttgaaatCAAGGAATGGTGCCGGACTGgtgttttattaatgtaaaaGTCACATGATTTCCGATCAAGCTGTTCAGACAGAGTTGCATTGCTATGGTTTGGATCTAAATACCACATGAAAGTGgtccaaatctgattttaaaaggTTAGATTTAATGTGAATTAAATCTAACCAGCTTTTCGCATTGGATTTGGGTCAATTTTatctgctgtgtgaacatagccATGCATACACTCTCAGTTAGGAATTGCACCACAAGGGGTACTATTTCCCACATACTCATATTTAGGGACAGACCCACAAGTTAGGTGTTATTGTGATTCATGTCTTTTTTTAACCCCCTGAAACAATTCTCCTTTTGTTGCAACATTTTCATACAGTAAATCTTTTTTCCCATAGTGTATTTATTGTTATCACTGTTGATAATGACTGACTTTTAACAGTTACTCACTGAAAAGTACAGTTTGATTAGATTGATTTGACATTACTGATTTAGCTTTTGACAACTTGACCTTTGACCGTGATCTTTATGTCCCAGTTGGCATGGCTGCGCTGGCCTATCTGATTCTCATTTCCTGGTGCACGGAGGCTACAATGGGAACGATGCTTTGAATGACAGCTATATCTTCAACACAGGTAACATTTATGTTGTGCATTATTGACAATATACTTGATCTGCCTTAACCATGTCTATGTTGACCTGGATCAGAATTTTGAGTTCAACATTTTTAGTATACTTTGTGCTTGCTTCATTTAGTTACTTTTCACTAGCCCAGCATCTAactgaagacagtggtgtttcAGCAAGCTTCAACATACACTGATCAGTTGTTCATTATAATCATCCTGCTAAGGTCATCAGTTCGCTCCCTGAACA belongs to Hoplias malabaricus isolate fHopMal1 chromosome 9, fHopMal1.hap1, whole genome shotgun sequence and includes:
- the krcp gene encoding kelch repeat-containing protein; translation: MDEFVVYAVFGADGAPRKIGNICKPGKNSIPVKAGIEQIVIFTSGRWDKCSSVTLELMDENDVLILVGKLTQFSKCISWELWEDGVWSNGATLTIQFEPVKSESDPALIIAQNEYTPDCNTAALGPQMGTGRKKRSREEEDDVEEETKGRENMCPNTSEKTTPQRRGRNSVRTGQTRLFPQKEEQATTRTTQNARAKGKQIKTPAQTNGPSGRWGQTLCPIDPQTAILIGGQGARMQFCKDPIWKLCTEDLSWVPAETLAEGPTPEARIGHTATYDPESKRIFVFGGSKHKKWFNDVHILDTQSWRWTMVEAQGKVPPLAYHSCTLFRGELFVFGGVFPCPHPEPDGCSDSLYIFNPEMAIWYQPIVNGNKPAPRSGHSACVMQGKIFIFGGWDTPVCFNDMFQLDLCLMEFSAVQTRGSSPSPRSWHGCAGLSDSHFLVHGGYNGNDALNDSYIFNTDTSCWTSLTLPRITSVPRAGHSIITMATACTKGSSAEQQEFSETSPQTLLIFGGGDNEGSFFSDLVTVPVNELCE